The Mycolicibacterium smegmatis genome has a window encoding:
- a CDS encoding SDR family oxidoreductase, producing MKIQGSVAFVTGANRGLGRQFAEQLLARGAKVYAGARNPETVTLDGVIPVRIDITDPASVQAAAELAADTTILVNNAGTTSYNGLLDGPMDDIRAQMESHFFGTLNVTRAFVPHLVANAPGAILNIASILSWKHIPGIGAYAAAKAALWAQTDAVREELAPKGVAVTGLYVGFMDTDMAAGVDAEKSDPAHIAAAALDGVEAGVAEVLGDEQTRAVKASLSA from the coding sequence GTGAAGATCCAGGGATCCGTAGCCTTCGTCACCGGAGCCAATCGCGGCTTGGGCCGCCAGTTCGCCGAACAACTGCTCGCCCGCGGGGCCAAGGTCTACGCGGGGGCGCGCAACCCCGAGACCGTCACCCTCGACGGCGTGATCCCGGTACGGATCGACATCACCGACCCGGCGTCGGTGCAGGCCGCCGCCGAGCTGGCGGCCGATACCACCATTCTTGTCAACAACGCGGGCACCACCAGCTACAACGGACTGCTCGACGGCCCGATGGACGACATCCGCGCCCAGATGGAATCCCACTTCTTCGGCACCTTGAACGTCACGCGGGCATTTGTCCCGCATCTCGTGGCCAACGCCCCCGGCGCGATCCTGAACATCGCGTCGATCCTGTCGTGGAAGCACATCCCCGGTATCGGGGCATACGCGGCGGCCAAGGCCGCGCTGTGGGCCCAAACCGATGCTGTCCGTGAGGAATTAGCGCCCAAAGGTGTCGCGGTGACCGGTCTCTACGTGGGGTTCATGGATACCGACATGGCGGCCGGTGTCGATGCGGAGAAGTCCGACCCCGCGCACATCGCCGCGGCCGCCCTCGACGGCGTGGAGGCCGGCGTGGCCGAGGTCCTCGGCGACGAGCAGACCCGCGCGGTGAAGGCGAGCCTTTCCGCCTGA
- a CDS encoding fumarylacetoacetate hydrolase family protein: MKLRRVRSAAGLRVESFDAEGNWVPHDDVAPLGGRVFDAEWLAAAADRQLQHSPHLLPFQPVSFRDFMLYEQHNIDAARGLIRRFHPGLYRATSAFERLTGRPVPQFKPKPLFYRQPIYYMSNAQTFVPTGTPVPVPDYSQALDFELEIGFVLAAPLFNATPNEATAAIGAFVVLNDFSARDVQRAEMTSGFGPQKSKHFASSMSDTAVTADEVLPRIDALTGSVAVNGEIVSTVDSAGMQHSLGEVLAHASRCEPLYPGELFGTGTLPGGSGMETGHWLRPGDTLTLILDDIGRIEHTIG, encoded by the coding sequence GTGAAACTACGCCGTGTCCGCTCCGCAGCCGGCCTGCGTGTGGAATCTTTTGATGCTGAGGGGAACTGGGTTCCCCACGACGATGTCGCACCGCTCGGCGGACGCGTGTTCGACGCCGAGTGGCTGGCCGCGGCCGCCGACCGCCAGCTACAGCACAGCCCACATCTGCTGCCGTTCCAGCCGGTCTCGTTCCGCGACTTCATGCTCTACGAGCAACACAACATCGACGCCGCGCGCGGTCTGATCCGCCGGTTCCATCCGGGGTTGTACCGCGCCACATCGGCATTCGAGCGGCTCACCGGACGCCCGGTGCCGCAGTTCAAACCGAAGCCCCTGTTCTACCGCCAGCCCATCTACTACATGTCGAACGCGCAGACGTTCGTGCCGACCGGTACACCCGTGCCGGTTCCCGACTACTCGCAGGCCCTGGACTTCGAGCTCGAGATCGGATTCGTGCTGGCGGCACCGCTGTTCAACGCGACACCGAACGAGGCGACCGCGGCGATCGGCGCGTTCGTGGTGCTCAATGACTTCAGCGCCCGCGACGTCCAGCGTGCCGAGATGACCAGCGGGTTCGGCCCGCAGAAATCCAAGCACTTCGCGAGTTCGATGTCGGACACCGCGGTCACGGCCGACGAGGTCCTGCCACGCATCGACGCGCTGACCGGTTCGGTGGCGGTCAACGGCGAGATCGTCAGCACGGTCGACAGCGCGGGCATGCAGCACAGCCTCGGTGAGGTGCTGGCGCACGCGTCGCGCTGCGAACCGCTCTATCCCGGTGAGCTCTTCGGCACGGGAACACTGCCGGGCGGCAGCGGCATGGAGACCGGGCACTGGTTGCGTCCCGGTGACACCCTGACGCTGATCCTCGACGACATCGGCCGCATCGAGCACACGATCGGTTAG
- a CDS encoding acyl-CoA dehydrogenase family protein, whose protein sequence is MPVWRGRRSRVAETTEFRFTDEQGQLRAAVRKFGAEYFDEQTVRRLMESEPRFDPAVWARLGAELGVLGLAVPEADGGAGGTLVDQAVAVEELGAALACGPLFGTVYLSIPALVAASAGPVRDELLGVLVEGARTAAFAVPDRAGAFDPALVGVTASVDATLTGTVERIVDGAAADVFLVAATAPDGVALYAVDASDVQRTPLTTLDLTRPQATIALADTPGRLVAGPGEAERVIGHALQVGAALLAVEQVGAAQHLLDLSVDYAKSRLQFGRPIGSFQAVKHRLADDLVDLEHARSAAYHAVWALADGSDDPALAASIAQATASAALTKIATDTIQVHGGIGFTWEHQAHLYFKRATTDAALLGTAEAHRDRIAELILDRAVSDQATIDRAPRVATGTD, encoded by the coding sequence ATGCCGGTATGGCGTGGAAGGAGATCCCGCGTGGCTGAGACGACGGAGTTCCGCTTCACCGACGAGCAGGGCCAGTTGCGTGCCGCGGTGCGCAAGTTCGGCGCCGAGTACTTCGACGAGCAGACGGTGCGGCGGCTCATGGAGTCCGAGCCGCGGTTCGATCCGGCGGTGTGGGCGCGCCTGGGTGCCGAACTCGGCGTGCTGGGGCTCGCGGTGCCGGAGGCCGACGGTGGTGCCGGCGGCACGCTGGTGGACCAGGCCGTCGCCGTCGAGGAACTCGGGGCCGCCCTGGCGTGCGGCCCGCTGTTCGGCACGGTCTACCTGTCGATCCCGGCCCTGGTCGCGGCGTCGGCAGGCCCGGTGCGCGACGAGCTGCTGGGTGTGCTCGTGGAGGGCGCCCGCACGGCGGCGTTCGCCGTGCCCGACCGCGCGGGCGCGTTCGATCCGGCGCTGGTGGGCGTGACAGCGTCGGTCGACGCGACGCTCACCGGCACGGTCGAGCGCATCGTCGACGGCGCTGCCGCCGACGTCTTCCTCGTCGCGGCCACGGCTCCCGACGGGGTTGCCCTCTACGCCGTCGACGCGTCGGACGTGCAGCGCACACCGCTCACCACGCTCGACCTGACCCGACCGCAGGCCACGATCGCGCTCGCCGACACCCCGGGACGGCTCGTGGCCGGACCGGGCGAGGCCGAACGCGTCATAGGCCACGCGCTGCAGGTCGGCGCGGCGCTGCTGGCCGTCGAACAGGTCGGGGCTGCACAGCATCTGCTGGACCTGTCGGTCGACTACGCCAAATCGCGCTTGCAGTTCGGCCGCCCGATCGGGTCGTTCCAGGCCGTCAAGCACCGCCTCGCCGACGATCTGGTGGACCTTGAGCACGCGCGCTCGGCGGCGTACCACGCGGTGTGGGCGCTTGCCGACGGCTCCGACGATCCGGCGCTGGCGGCGAGCATCGCGCAGGCCACGGCATCGGCCGCGCTGACGAAGATCGCGACCGACACGATCCAGGTGCACGGCGGTATCGGGTTCACCTGGGAACACCAGGCGCACCTGTACTTCAAGCGCGCGACGACCGATGCGGCGTTGCTCGGGACGGCCGAGGCACACCGGGACCGGATTGCCGAATTGATACTGGACCGGGCGGTTTCGGATCAGGCAACGATCGACCGCGCCCCACGCGTCGCGACCGGTACGGACTGA
- a CDS encoding acyl-CoA dehydrogenase family protein, whose translation MSSVAEADLVAERARQVVSEHDPKSVPIPQFLAACYDAGLSWVHFPEGMGGVGVSRGLQAVVDRILQGAGGPVPLGLNPMGYGMAAPTIREHAQNDELKKSWLRPLASTEHIWCQLFSEPGAGSDLAGLATSAVPDGDDWVINGQKVWTSLAHRARWGLLLARTNPDVPKHKGLTYFVIDMHGAGVETRPLRQMTGQAEFNEVYMTDARIPDAHRLGAVGDGWRVAMTTLMNERSALGGSGSRRGAGTIADAVSLWASRPDLHTPVLRDRLTQLWLRSEAQRLTAERSRATATVGGPGPEGSIGKLVGAELNQHIYQWCMDFLGPEGLLYDGYGLGDGDGADWRGPVQQRFLRSKANTIEGGTSEVMRNILGERILGLPGDLRADAGMAWKEIPRG comes from the coding sequence ATGAGCAGCGTCGCTGAAGCGGACCTGGTGGCCGAGCGGGCCCGCCAGGTCGTCTCCGAGCATGACCCGAAAAGCGTTCCGATACCGCAGTTCCTCGCCGCCTGCTACGACGCGGGACTGTCCTGGGTGCATTTCCCCGAGGGCATGGGCGGTGTCGGTGTGTCGCGCGGCCTGCAGGCCGTGGTCGATCGCATCCTGCAGGGCGCCGGAGGGCCGGTCCCGCTGGGGCTCAACCCGATGGGCTACGGCATGGCCGCGCCCACGATCCGCGAGCATGCGCAGAACGACGAGCTCAAGAAATCCTGGCTGCGTCCGCTGGCGAGCACCGAGCACATCTGGTGCCAGCTGTTCTCCGAGCCGGGTGCGGGTTCGGACCTGGCGGGCCTGGCCACCTCGGCCGTGCCGGACGGCGACGACTGGGTGATCAACGGCCAGAAGGTGTGGACCAGCCTGGCGCACCGGGCACGGTGGGGTCTGCTGCTGGCGCGCACGAATCCCGATGTGCCCAAGCACAAAGGACTCACGTACTTCGTGATCGACATGCACGGGGCCGGCGTCGAGACCCGGCCGCTGCGCCAGATGACGGGTCAGGCCGAGTTCAACGAGGTCTACATGACCGACGCCCGCATTCCCGATGCGCACCGTCTCGGTGCCGTAGGCGACGGCTGGCGGGTCGCGATGACGACGCTGATGAACGAGCGCAGCGCGCTCGGCGGCAGCGGCAGCCGGCGAGGCGCGGGCACCATCGCCGACGCGGTGTCGCTGTGGGCGTCGCGTCCGGATCTGCACACCCCGGTGCTGCGTGACCGGTTGACGCAACTGTGGTTGCGCTCGGAGGCGCAGCGCCTCACCGCCGAACGCTCGCGCGCGACTGCCACGGTCGGCGGTCCCGGACCCGAGGGGTCCATCGGCAAGCTCGTGGGTGCGGAGCTCAACCAGCACATCTACCAGTGGTGCATGGATTTCCTTGGCCCGGAGGGTCTTCTGTACGACGGTTACGGGCTGGGCGACGGTGATGGCGCCGACTGGCGCGGACCCGTGCAGCAGCGGTTCCTGCGCAGCAAGGCCAACACCATCGAAGGAGGCACGTCCGAGGTGATGCGCAACATTCTCGGTGAACGGATCCTGGGGTTGCCCGGGGATCTGCGGGCGGATGCCGGTATGGCGTGGAAGGAGATCCCGCGTGGCTGA
- a CDS encoding alpha/beta fold hydrolase: MSTPTAQRTLAVDGVRSPVFVAGPDGSESTREAVVFVHGNNAGAPWDPLPARVAQFSRVVVPEMPGFGAADKPAQWPYTVAAYAQHLDGILEQLAVEHAHLVAHDFGGPWALAWAAEHLDAVASITLINAPVVIDHLAAKLWRTPVVAEALWRITPQALVRQALAHNDPNLPADAVNRIAAHMVAPGTPDAVLKLYRTTGPDAVAPYADRLAGFDRNVLIMWGTEDRYVPFAQTEQYRQIFAHCEIHAVAGAGHWPWLEQPDTVAGYLTNFLRRLPRKAT, encoded by the coding sequence ATGAGCACGCCGACCGCACAGCGAACCCTCGCGGTGGACGGTGTGCGGTCGCCGGTGTTCGTGGCGGGCCCGGACGGATCGGAGAGCACCCGGGAAGCCGTGGTGTTCGTGCACGGCAACAACGCCGGTGCCCCGTGGGATCCGTTGCCGGCGCGTGTCGCCCAGTTCAGCCGGGTCGTGGTGCCCGAGATGCCGGGCTTCGGCGCGGCCGACAAACCGGCGCAGTGGCCGTACACGGTCGCGGCGTACGCGCAGCACCTCGACGGGATCCTCGAGCAACTCGCGGTCGAACACGCGCACCTGGTGGCCCACGACTTCGGCGGGCCGTGGGCGCTGGCGTGGGCCGCCGAGCATCTCGACGCCGTCGCGAGCATCACGCTGATCAACGCGCCGGTGGTGATCGACCACCTCGCGGCGAAACTCTGGCGCACACCGGTGGTGGCCGAGGCGCTGTGGCGCATCACGCCTCAGGCCCTCGTGCGCCAGGCGCTGGCCCACAACGATCCGAACCTGCCGGCCGACGCGGTGAACCGGATCGCCGCGCACATGGTGGCCCCCGGCACCCCCGACGCCGTGCTCAAGCTGTACCGCACGACCGGGCCCGATGCCGTCGCCCCCTATGCGGACCGTCTCGCCGGGTTCGACCGCAACGTCCTGATCATGTGGGGCACCGAGGACCGCTACGTGCCCTTCGCCCAGACCGAGCAGTATCGGCAGATCTTCGCGCACTGCGAGATCCACGCGGTGGCCGGCGCGGGCCACTGGCCGTGGCTCGAACAGCCGGATACGGTGGCCGGGTACCTGACGAACTTCCTGCGTCGTTTACCGCGAAAGGCCACGTGA
- a CDS encoding esterase family protein, giving the protein MKPSFFSTLSRRVAAGAATVLMLAGLIATGPVPQAAAYSRDGLPVERLQVPSAAMGRDITVQFQGGGPHALYLLDGLRAQDDANGWDINTAAFEWFYQSGISVVMPVGGQSSFYTDWYRPAVGSAGTTTYKWETFLTRELPAWLAANRGVEPTGNAVVGLSMSGGAALNLATWYPQQFIFAGALSGFLNPSQGLWPTMIGFAMKDAGGYNSADMWGLANDPAWRRNDPMVNINRLVANNTAIWVYCGNGAPSDLDAAGDFGQLYSAQFLENITVNTNKEFQKRYLAAGGHNAVFNFPPNGTHAWGYWGAQLQAMKPDLLRVLGVGAPAPAAPAAPAPPAPVPAAPGMPVAPVAPAVPGVQGLPAAPAYPVAPGVQGVPGVQGVPAAPASPAVALPATRPV; this is encoded by the coding sequence GTGAAGCCCTCGTTTTTCTCCACGCTGTCACGTCGTGTTGCGGCCGGTGCCGCGACGGTGCTCATGCTGGCGGGGCTGATCGCGACCGGACCGGTTCCGCAGGCCGCGGCGTATTCGCGCGACGGTCTACCGGTCGAGCGTCTCCAGGTGCCTTCGGCGGCGATGGGCCGCGACATCACGGTGCAGTTCCAGGGCGGCGGACCGCACGCGCTGTATCTGCTCGACGGACTGCGCGCACAGGACGACGCGAACGGCTGGGACATCAACACCGCGGCGTTCGAGTGGTTCTACCAGTCCGGCATCTCGGTCGTGATGCCCGTCGGAGGCCAGTCCAGCTTCTACACCGACTGGTACCGCCCCGCGGTCGGCAGCGCGGGAACCACGACGTACAAGTGGGAAACGTTCCTCACGCGCGAGCTTCCGGCGTGGCTGGCGGCCAACCGCGGTGTCGAACCGACCGGCAATGCGGTTGTCGGGCTGTCGATGTCCGGTGGCGCGGCGCTCAATCTGGCCACCTGGTACCCGCAGCAGTTCATCTTCGCCGGCGCGTTGTCCGGGTTCCTCAACCCGTCACAGGGTTTGTGGCCCACCATGATCGGCTTCGCGATGAAGGACGCGGGCGGGTACAACTCGGCGGACATGTGGGGCCTGGCCAACGATCCGGCCTGGCGGCGCAACGATCCGATGGTCAACATCAACCGGCTCGTCGCCAACAACACCGCGATCTGGGTGTACTGCGGTAACGGCGCACCGTCGGACCTGGACGCCGCGGGCGACTTCGGTCAGCTCTACAGCGCGCAGTTCCTGGAGAACATCACCGTCAACACCAACAAGGAGTTCCAGAAGCGGTACCTGGCGGCCGGTGGACACAACGCGGTGTTCAACTTCCCGCCCAACGGCACCCACGCGTGGGGGTACTGGGGTGCGCAGCTGCAGGCCATGAAACCGGATCTGTTGCGGGTCCTCGGTGTCGGCGCCCCAGCGCCGGCGGCCCCGGCGGCACCCGCTCCCCCGGCACCCGTACCCGCGGCGCCCGGCATGCCGGTTGCACCCGTGGCACCCGCGGTTCCGGGAGTGCAAGGACTGCCTGCCGCACCGGCGTACCCGGTGGCGCCCGGTGTGCAAGGCGTGCCCGGTGTGCAGGGCGTGCCGGCGGCTCCGGCGTCTCCGGCGGTGGCCCTGCCCGCGACGCGGCCGGTCTAG
- a CDS encoding FAD-dependent oxidoreductase, with protein sequence MTPKRVVIAGLGDAGVLTAIRLARRHEVVGVSLNPGLVSGQELGVRLARPDDWARDYWISFDRLRALDRVRTVHGALTGADLDTRTITVTDADGTEHHEPYDALVIATGVTNGFWRRPVLQSPDDVHQGLREAHDRLSAATSVAVIGGGAAAVSSAANLAARWPDKHVGLYHPGNEILPQHHRRTRNRITQRLNALGVDVHPGHRAIVPDGFACDEITDDPVHFSTGQSPAKAEAVLWAIGRVTPNTGWLPRDILDDDGFVRVTPRLQVPGVPGVFAVGDVAATDALRSSARNRADALVAHNVAAYFTGGPMRTYRPHGRRWGSVLGPQPDGLDVFAPNGFAFHFPGWSIQRVLQPWIVRRVIYRGVRDPV encoded by the coding sequence GTGACGCCCAAGCGTGTGGTCATCGCGGGGCTGGGTGACGCGGGCGTGCTGACCGCGATCCGGCTCGCCCGACGTCACGAAGTGGTCGGCGTATCGCTCAACCCGGGTTTGGTGAGCGGCCAGGAACTCGGTGTCCGCCTCGCCCGCCCCGACGACTGGGCGCGTGACTACTGGATCTCGTTCGACCGCCTCCGCGCCCTCGACCGGGTGCGCACCGTGCACGGTGCGCTCACCGGTGCCGACCTGGACACCCGCACCATCACGGTGACCGACGCGGACGGGACCGAACACCACGAGCCCTACGACGCGCTGGTCATCGCCACCGGCGTCACCAACGGGTTCTGGCGCCGCCCCGTGCTGCAGTCGCCCGACGACGTGCACCAGGGACTGCGTGAGGCGCACGACCGGCTGTCGGCGGCGACGTCGGTGGCGGTCATCGGCGGCGGTGCGGCGGCGGTGAGCAGCGCGGCGAACCTCGCGGCCCGCTGGCCGGACAAGCATGTAGGGCTCTACCACCCGGGCAACGAGATCCTGCCGCAGCACCACCGCCGTACACGCAACCGAATCACCCAGCGGCTCAACGCCCTCGGCGTCGACGTGCATCCCGGGCACCGGGCGATCGTGCCCGACGGCTTCGCATGCGACGAAATCACCGACGACCCCGTGCACTTCAGCACCGGACAGTCACCCGCGAAGGCCGAGGCGGTCTTGTGGGCGATCGGCCGCGTCACGCCCAACACGGGATGGCTGCCACGCGACATCCTCGACGACGACGGATTCGTCCGTGTGACACCGCGATTGCAGGTCCCCGGCGTCCCGGGCGTTTTCGCGGTCGGAGACGTCGCGGCGACCGACGCGTTGCGCTCATCGGCGCGCAACCGCGCGGACGCGCTCGTGGCCCACAACGTCGCTGCGTACTTCACCGGCGGACCCATGCGTACCTACCGGCCGCATGGCCGTCGGTGGGGCTCGGTACTCGGCCCGCAACCCGATGGACTGGACGTATTCGCGCCCAACGGGTTTGCGTTCCACTTCCCGGGCTGGTCGATCCAGCGCGTGCTGCAACCGTGGATCGTGCGGCGCGTTATCTACCGCGGTGTACGGGATCCGGTCTAG